In one window of Campylobacter sp. DNA:
- a CDS encoding menaquinone biosynthesis family protein — MKIFKYINVAHSPDADDIFMYKAIDFGWVSSKNLKLSATALDIQTLNDEALKGTYEATAISFALYPLICDEYTLLRTAVSFGEGYGPKLVKKKDAVLKRNFKVALSGKHTTNALLFRMAYPQARIVYKNFLEIESAVLSGEVDAGVLIHESILDFSDELCVEREIWDIWSELAGENLPLPLGGMAVRRSLPITDAIECERVLTEGVRIATAHKPFLSHMLMERNLIRVDDAKLEKYLSLYANEASIELSGSQIRAVDRLFELGYERGFYPAPLSAQENFIPREYNEIRFADCGGQNPM, encoded by the coding sequence TTGAAGATTTTTAAGTATATAAACGTCGCTCACTCGCCCGACGCCGACGACATTTTTATGTATAAGGCGATTGATTTCGGTTGGGTGAGTTCCAAAAATCTAAAGCTTAGCGCCACCGCGCTTGATATCCAGACGCTAAACGACGAGGCGCTAAAGGGCACATACGAGGCCACGGCGATTAGCTTCGCGCTATATCCTCTTATCTGCGACGAATACACGCTTTTGCGCACGGCGGTGAGCTTCGGCGAGGGCTACGGCCCAAAGCTCGTTAAGAAAAAGGACGCGGTTTTGAAGCGAAATTTCAAAGTCGCGCTCAGCGGCAAACACACGACTAATGCCCTGCTTTTTCGCATGGCCTACCCGCAGGCGCGCATAGTTTATAAAAACTTCCTAGAAATCGAGAGCGCGGTCTTAAGCGGCGAGGTGGACGCGGGAGTACTGATACACGAAAGCATTCTTGACTTTTCGGACGAGCTTTGCGTGGAGCGCGAGATCTGGGATATCTGGAGCGAGCTAGCGGGCGAAAATTTGCCGCTGCCGCTGGGAGGTATGGCGGTTCGCCGCAGCCTGCCGATAACGGATGCCATCGAGTGCGAGCGCGTGCTAACCGAAGGCGTGCGCATCGCCACCGCGCATAAGCCCTTTTTGTCGCACATGCTCATGGAGCGAAATCTCATCCGCGTGGACGACGCAAAGCTCGAAAAATATCTGAGCCTTTATGCTAACGAGGCCTCGATCGAGCTTTCGGGGTCGCAGATAAGGGCGGTAGATAGGCTGTTTGAACTTGGCTACGAGCGCGGATTTTACCCTGCGCCGCTTAGCGCGCAGGAGAATTTTATCCCGCGTGAATATAACGAGATCCGTTTTGCAGACTGCGGCGGGCAAAACCCGATGTAA
- the eno gene encoding phosphopyruvate hydratase, protein MIYIEDVYAIEVLDSRGNPTVKATVALSDGTVASAIVPSGASTGKREALELRDKDERYCGKGVLKAVENVNSQIAEAVIGLDAFDQKALDEQMRELDGTDNYSNLGANAVLGVSMAVARAAAKSLDVPLYRYLGGANASVLPVPMFNIINGGAHANNSVDFQEFMIMPFGFDKFSDALRAASEIYHTLKGLLNAAGHSTAVGDEGGFAPNLNDNEEPIKLIMQAIEKAGYKAGEQIKLALDVAASELYENGKYKLEGKEFSSEELIERYARLCEKYPIFSIEDGLSEDDWAGWAKLTSKLGSKVQLVGDDLFVTNEKILREGIAKGVGNAILIKPNQIGTVSQTMQTIRLAQRKGYRCVMSHRSGESEDSFIADFAVAMNTGQIKTGATSRSERNAKYNRLLEIERETDEFLGSRI, encoded by the coding sequence ATGATTTATATCGAAGATGTTTATGCGATAGAGGTACTTGACAGCCGCGGCAACCCGACCGTGAAGGCGACCGTAGCTCTAAGCGACGGCACCGTAGCAAGCGCGATAGTTCCAAGCGGCGCAAGCACGGGCAAACGCGAGGCGCTGGAACTTCGCGACAAAGACGAAAGATACTGCGGCAAGGGCGTGCTAAAGGCGGTAGAAAACGTAAATTCCCAGATCGCCGAAGCCGTGATCGGACTTGATGCGTTTGATCAAAAAGCACTTGATGAGCAGATGAGGGAGCTTGACGGCACCGATAACTACTCAAATTTGGGCGCAAATGCGGTGCTTGGCGTATCTATGGCGGTAGCGCGCGCGGCGGCTAAAAGCCTTGACGTGCCTTTGTATCGCTATCTTGGCGGCGCGAACGCTAGCGTGCTACCGGTGCCGATGTTTAATATCATTAACGGCGGCGCGCACGCGAACAACAGCGTAGATTTTCAAGAATTTATGATTATGCCGTTTGGATTTGATAAATTTAGCGACGCGCTGCGAGCGGCGAGCGAAATTTACCACACGCTAAAAGGACTTCTAAACGCGGCCGGTCACAGCACGGCAGTGGGCGACGAGGGCGGATTTGCGCCGAACTTAAACGATAACGAAGAGCCTATCAAACTAATCATGCAAGCTATCGAAAAAGCAGGCTATAAAGCGGGCGAGCAGATCAAGCTAGCCCTTGACGTCGCAGCTAGCGAGCTGTACGAAAACGGCAAATATAAGCTAGAAGGCAAAGAATTTAGCAGCGAAGAGCTGATAGAGCGATACGCACGTCTTTGCGAGAAGTATCCGATATTTTCGATCGAGGATGGCCTAAGCGAGGACGACTGGGCTGGCTGGGCGAAGCTAACGAGCAAGCTTGGCTCTAAAGTACAGCTCGTGGGCGATGATCTATTTGTAACGAACGAGAAAATTTTACGCGAAGGCATCGCCAAGGGCGTAGGCAACGCGATTTTAATCAAGCCAAATCAAATCGGTACCGTCAGCCAAACGATGCAAACGATCCGCCTAGCTCAGCGCAAAGGCTATCGCTGCGTGATGAGCCACAGAAGCGGCGAGAGCGAAGATAGCTTTATCGCGGACTTCGCCGTCGCGATGAATACGGGCCAAATCAAAACGGGCGCGACCTCAAGAAGTGAACGCAACGCTAAATACAACCGCCTGCTTGAGATCGAGCGCGAGACGGACGAGTTTTTAGGAAGCCGAATTTAA
- a CDS encoding UDP-N-acetylmuramate dehydrogenase, protein MKTKQIDFSKYTSVRIGGSFAVQILKDEADFAEFESIRERAIIGGGNNLLISPAPPHLAMLSEEFDRISLSGDVLSIGAATKSGKIYNFAKKQNIGGFEFLRNIPGQLGGLIKMNAGLAGASISDSLLAVRLARGWVERERISFGYRRSGIEEPILGAEFKISRGFDAELAADFAAKRANQPKGASFGSCFKNPPNDAAGRLIEAAGLKGHAIGGAKFSEQHANFIINFGGASFEDVIALINLAQSRVFEEFGIELETEVVVL, encoded by the coding sequence TTGAAAACAAAGCAGATAGATTTTAGCAAATACACCTCCGTGCGTATAGGCGGGAGCTTTGCGGTGCAAATTTTAAAGGACGAGGCCGATTTTGCGGAGTTTGAGAGTATCCGCGAGCGCGCGATCATCGGCGGCGGCAATAATCTGCTCATCTCGCCCGCACCGCCGCACCTTGCGATGCTAAGCGAGGAGTTCGATCGTATAAGCTTAAGCGGTGATGTCCTTAGCATCGGGGCTGCGACGAAGTCGGGTAAAATTTACAACTTCGCCAAAAAGCAAAACATCGGCGGCTTTGAGTTTTTGCGCAACATCCCGGGTCAGCTCGGCGGGCTAATCAAAATGAACGCAGGGCTCGCCGGCGCTAGCATCAGCGATAGCCTGCTTGCCGTGCGCCTGGCTCGCGGCTGGGTGGAGCGCGAGCGGATAAGCTTTGGCTACCGAAGAAGCGGGATCGAGGAGCCGATTTTGGGCGCCGAGTTTAAAATTTCGCGCGGCTTTGATGCCGAACTCGCCGCGGATTTCGCCGCCAAACGCGCCAACCAGCCAAAGGGAGCAAGCTTTGGAAGCTGCTTTAAAAACCCGCCAAATGATGCCGCGGGCAGGCTGATCGAAGCGGCGGGGCTTAAAGGCCACGCGATCGGCGGAGCGAAATTTAGCGAGCAGCACGCCAATTTCATCATAAATTTCGGCGGCGCGAGCTTTGAGGATGTGATTGCGCTCATAAATTTAGCGCAAAGCCGCGTTTTTGAGGAATTCGGTATCGAACTGGAAACCGAAGTCGTGGTGCTATAA
- the recA gene encoding recombinase RecA, whose amino-acid sequence MDEGKKKTLDAALKSIDKAFGKGTLVRLGDKQVEPIDAISTGSVGLDIALGIGGVPKGRIIEVYGPESSGKTTLTLHIIAECQKAGGICAFVDAEHALDVKYASNLGVDTDNLYVSQPDFGEQALDIVETLAKSGAIDLIVVDSVAALTPKNEIEGDMGDQHVGLQARLMSQALRKLAGVVHKMNTTVIFINQIRMKIGAMGYGTPETTTGGNALKFYASVRIDIRKIATLKQNEESIGNRAKVKVVKNKVAPPFKIAEFDIMFGKGISKVGELIDYGVKLDIVDKSGAWFSYGDTKLGQGRENAKIYLENNPAIAEEITAKIREQMGSVNFSADADDEENLQSGDE is encoded by the coding sequence ATGGACGAGGGAAAGAAAAAGACGCTGGATGCGGCGCTAAAATCGATCGACAAAGCTTTCGGCAAGGGCACGCTTGTGCGGCTGGGCGATAAGCAGGTCGAGCCGATAGACGCCATCTCTACGGGCTCGGTGGGGCTTGACATCGCGCTTGGCATCGGCGGCGTGCCGAAAGGGCGCATCATCGAGGTTTACGGGCCAGAGAGCTCAGGAAAGACGACGCTTACGCTTCACATCATCGCCGAGTGCCAAAAGGCGGGCGGAATTTGCGCATTCGTGGACGCCGAGCACGCGCTGGACGTCAAATATGCTTCAAATTTAGGCGTAGATACCGACAATCTCTACGTCTCTCAGCCCGACTTCGGCGAGCAGGCGCTCGATATCGTAGAAACCCTGGCAAAAAGCGGTGCGATCGATCTTATCGTCGTAGATAGCGTTGCCGCGCTTACGCCGAAAAACGAGATCGAGGGCGATATGGGCGATCAGCATGTGGGGCTTCAGGCGCGACTTATGAGCCAAGCGCTGCGCAAGCTCGCCGGCGTCGTGCATAAGATGAATACGACGGTGATCTTTATCAACCAAATCCGTATGAAGATCGGCGCGATGGGTTACGGCACGCCCGAGACGACGACCGGCGGCAATGCGCTTAAATTTTACGCTTCAGTGCGCATCGACATACGCAAGATCGCTACTTTGAAACAAAATGAAGAGAGTATCGGCAACCGCGCCAAGGTCAAAGTCGTGAAAAACAAGGTGGCGCCGCCGTTTAAGATCGCGGAATTTGACATAATGTTTGGCAAGGGCATCAGCAAGGTGGGCGAGCTGATCGATTACGGCGTCAAGCTCGACATCGTTGATAAAAGCGGCGCATGGTTCAGCTACGGCGACACTAAGCTAGGTCAAGGGCGCGAAAACGCTAAAATTTATCTAGAGAATAACCCTGCCATCGCCGAAGAGATCACTGCAAAGATCCGCGAGCAGATGGGCAGCGTAAATTTCAGCGCAGACGCGGACGATGAAGAAAATTTACAAAGTGGAGATGAATGA